The Salvia miltiorrhiza cultivar Shanhuang (shh) chromosome 1, IMPLAD_Smil_shh, whole genome shotgun sequence genome has a window encoding:
- the LOC131006929 gene encoding polyamine oxidase 1-like → MGNPTRSKCSVLIVGAGISGITAAKVLAENGVEDFVIVEASDRIGGRLRKEDFGGVAVELGAGWIAGVGGDQTNPLWEMARHANLRTYFSDYSNARFNIYDNNGNIFPAGVAAEAYDKAVESAVEKLRDQESDSSSDETPPSPKRPIDLAIDFMLHDFEMAEVEPIPTYVDFGDSEFLVADERGYEHLVYEMAQTFLFTSAAKILDNRLQLNKVVREMQQSRKGVIVKTEDGSVYEANYVILSVSIGVLQSNLINFSPPLPRWKTEAISNIDIMVYTKVFLKFPHRFWACDADKEFFMYAHETRGYYTFWQNMEKAYPGSNILVVTLTNEESKRIEAQSDEETKREAMEVLRAMFGPQIPEASDILVPRWWNNRFQRGSYSFYPVHPDHHLLHNVKAPVGRIFFTGEHTSDKFNGYVHGGYYSGMDTSKALVEEMRAEIARENESQSFLLQPLLALTLAQPGAVFDIPTHLLRQFSEAIL, encoded by the exons ATGGGGAATCCCACACGAAGCAAATGCTCCGTTCTCATCGTCGGAGCCGGTATTTctg GTATAACGGCGGCGAAGGTGCTGGCGGAGAATGGGGTGGAGGACTTTGTGATAGTGGAGGCGTCTGACAGAATAGGGGGCAGGCTGAGGAAGGAGGATTTCGGAGGAGTGGCGGTGGAGCTCGGCGCCGGTTGGATCGCCGGCGTCGGCGGAGACCAGACCAACCCTCTCTGGGAAATGGCGCGCCACGCTAACCTCCGCACCTACTTCTCTGATTACTCCAACGCTCGCTTCAATATATATGACAACAA CGGAAATATATTCCCGGCCGGAGTAGCGGCGGAGGCCTACGACAAGGCGGTGGAGTCGGCGGTTGAGAAGCTGAGGGATCAAGAATCTGATTCGAGTTCTGATGAAACGCCACC ATCTCCAAAGAGGCCAATAGATCTTGCGATTGATTTCATGCTGCATGACTTTGAAATGGCTG AGGTAGAGCCAATACCAACTTACGTGGATTTTGGGGACAGTGAATTTCTGGTTGCTGATGAAAGAGGCTACGAGCACTTGGTGTACGAAATGGCACAGACCTTTCTTTTTACCTCGGCTGCGAAAATCTTGGACAATAGATTGCAACTCAACAAG GTAGTTAGGGAGATGCAACAATCAAGGAAGGGCGTGATTGTGAAAACGGAGGATGGTAGTGTTTATGAAGCAAATTACGTGATTTTGTCTGTTAGTATCGGAGTTCTTCAGAGCAACTTAATCAACTTCTCACCACCATTGCCG AGGTGGAAAACAGAGGCCATCTCAAATATTGACATTATGGTCTACACAAAGGTGTTCCTCAAATTTCCACACAGATTCTGGGCGTGCGATGCAGACAAAGAGTTTTTCATGTATGCCCACGAAACACGAGGTTATTACACGTTTTGGCAG AACATGGAGAAGGCTTACCCGGGATCGAACATCCTGGTTGTGACACTGACGAATGAAGAATCCAAGAGAATCGAAGCACAATCGGATGAAGAAACTAAGAGAGAAGCAATGGAAGTGTTGAGAGCGATGTTTGGGCCTCAAATTCCGGAGGCGAGTGACATACTCGTGCCGCGTTGGTGGAACAATCGCTTCCAACGCGGTAGCTACAGCTTCTATCCGGTTCATCCCGATCATCACCTCCTCCACAATGTCAAG GCACCGGTTGGAAGGATATTTTTCACAGGCGAACATACAAGCGACAAGTTCAACGGCTACGTGCATGGGGGCTACTATTCAG GTATGGATACGAGTAAAGCTTTGGTGGAAGAGATGAGGGCTGAGATCGCTAGAGAAAACGAAAGTCAATCTTTTCTGCTCCAACCATTGTTAGCCCTCACATTGGCACAACCTGGAGCTGTATTTGATATCCCAACACACCTCCTTCGACAATTTTCAGAGGCTATCTTATGA